The Mucilaginibacter terrenus genome has a segment encoding these proteins:
- a CDS encoding alpha/beta hydrolase, producing MKTINSKTIVFITGAFVSSDCWGEWRTYFEQRGYQTFAPAWPHKDAPACTLRQRHPDGDVASQRLDKLTDYFRTFVSKLPESPILIGHSMGGLITQLLIQEGLGVAGILIHSLQPQGVFTFKFSFYKAGWPALGFFTDTRKTYLMSFPEWQYAFTNGMPYEAQKDGYYKLLVPESKLLIRDATTAAAKVDFSKPHAPLLFIAGSEDRFIPHSLNYANYKKYSDPNSITAYHEFPRRNHFVLGQAGWEEVADHILNWLN from the coding sequence ATGAAAACTATTAATTCGAAGACTATTGTCTTCATCACAGGTGCGTTTGTAAGCAGCGATTGCTGGGGGGAATGGAGGACCTATTTTGAACAACGTGGATATCAGACCTTTGCACCCGCATGGCCGCATAAAGACGCTCCGGCTTGTACATTGCGACAACGTCATCCTGACGGCGATGTAGCCTCGCAGCGTTTGGACAAACTGACCGACTATTTTCGCACGTTCGTAAGTAAGTTGCCGGAAAGCCCGATTTTGATTGGGCATTCCATGGGGGGGCTGATCACACAACTATTGATTCAGGAAGGCCTCGGTGTAGCGGGTATCCTGATACATTCACTGCAACCTCAAGGGGTATTTACCTTTAAGTTTTCCTTTTATAAGGCTGGGTGGCCGGCGTTAGGATTTTTTACGGATACCCGAAAAACCTACTTGATGTCTTTTCCGGAATGGCAGTATGCGTTTACCAACGGAATGCCTTATGAAGCGCAGAAAGATGGATATTACAAATTACTTGTTCCAGAGTCGAAGTTGCTGATCCGCGATGCGACGACCGCCGCAGCAAAAGTAGACTTTTCAAAACCTCACGCACCGTTATTATTTATAGCCGGCAGCGAGGACCGCTTTATTCCCCATTCGCTTAACTACGCAAATTATAAGAAGTACAGCGATCCTAATTCGATAACTGCATATCATGAATTTCCCAGACGCAACCACTTTGTCCTTGGACAGGCGGGTTGGGAAGAGGTCGCAGATCACATCTTAAACTGGTTAAATTAA